The following are encoded together in the Bradyrhizobium algeriense genome:
- the lptG gene encoding LPS export ABC transporter permease LptG — MSMMTNTLGRYFAGRFLVAAVGVFASIFVLLVLVDYIEMVRKTSGLASASAITVAQTSLYRVPQLLEKLMPFCVLIGAMTCYLALSRRLELVVARAAGVSAWQFISPALASAIILGTVATVAYNPMSANLRELSKRMEAELFGSAPGGGIQDASGFWLNQINSDGQSIINAARSEQQGVRLTGLTVFRFDPDLQFKERIEAREAALEEGRWAFKSVRRYSLDKPPVDQENYYLSTTLTPAQVRNSFSTPETVSFWQLPGYIRSSESSGFATAGYRLQYHKLIAQPFLLAAMVMLAASVSLRFFRMGGVQKMVLSGVGAGFLLYVLSKVTEDLSKAELMHPIAAAWLPVCVGGLTGFLALLYQEDG, encoded by the coding sequence ATGAGCATGATGACCAATACGCTCGGGCGATATTTTGCCGGCCGCTTCCTGGTCGCGGCGGTGGGCGTGTTTGCGAGCATTTTCGTCCTGCTCGTGCTGGTCGACTACATCGAAATGGTCCGCAAGACTTCCGGGCTGGCGTCGGCATCCGCGATCACGGTGGCTCAGACGTCGCTTTACCGGGTGCCGCAACTGCTCGAAAAGCTGATGCCGTTCTGCGTCCTGATCGGCGCCATGACCTGCTATCTCGCGCTGTCGCGGCGGCTCGAACTGGTGGTCGCACGTGCGGCCGGCGTATCCGCCTGGCAGTTCATCTCGCCGGCGCTGGCAAGTGCGATCATCCTCGGCACCGTGGCAACCGTTGCCTACAACCCGATGTCGGCGAACTTACGCGAACTCTCCAAGCGGATGGAGGCCGAACTGTTCGGCTCGGCCCCAGGCGGCGGCATCCAGGATGCATCCGGCTTCTGGCTCAATCAGATCAACAGCGACGGCCAGTCGATCATCAATGCGGCGCGCAGCGAGCAGCAGGGTGTCCGGTTGACCGGACTGACCGTGTTCCGGTTCGATCCTGATCTGCAGTTCAAGGAGCGAATCGAAGCGCGCGAAGCCGCCCTCGAAGAAGGCCGCTGGGCCTTCAAATCGGTACGACGATACTCCCTGGATAAACCTCCGGTTGATCAGGAGAACTATTACCTCTCGACCACCCTCACCCCGGCCCAGGTTCGCAACAGTTTCTCCACCCCCGAAACCGTGTCCTTTTGGCAACTGCCCGGCTATATCCGCTCTTCGGAAAGCTCGGGCTTCGCGACCGCAGGCTATCGTCTGCAGTACCATAAGCTCATCGCACAGCCATTTTTGCTGGCTGCAATGGTGATGTTGGCGGCTTCCGTCAGCCTTCGCTTCTTCCGGATGGGCGGCGTGCAAAAGATGGTTTTGAGTGGCGTGGGCGCAGGCTTTCTGCTCTACGTTCTATCGAAAGTTACTGAGGATTTGAGCAAGGCTGAGTTGATGCATCCGATCGCTGCGGCGTGGTTGCCCGTCTGTGTGGGTGGCCTCACCGGCTTTTTGGCCTTGTTGTACCAGGAGGACGGGTAG
- a CDS encoding DUF5958 family protein: MARSRRCHEFAAAATLRFPMLSVDEEILLNQLAQGIVSDSEGDAWFQAQNEDGKRRLLLGLNGFILQASPRQEDAAVAISEAGLKPTLTPSVLITKPDLKVQLAKLVRLPESELPRVFKLLIKLLAVADNRRRREKPLDLVNHWWHRDLRDPEVVNDIKRTKA; encoded by the coding sequence GTGGCGCGTTCGCGTCGTTGCCATGAATTTGCGGCGGCAGCGACGCTGAGGTTCCCGATGCTAAGCGTAGACGAAGAGATCTTGCTGAATCAGTTGGCGCAGGGGATCGTTAGTGATTCAGAGGGCGACGCATGGTTCCAGGCGCAGAACGAAGACGGCAAACGCAGGCTGCTGCTTGGTTTAAATGGTTTCATCTTGCAGGCTAGTCCGCGACAGGAAGACGCCGCCGTTGCGATTTCCGAAGCGGGGCTAAAGCCGACGCTCACCCCGAGCGTATTGATCACAAAGCCAGACCTCAAGGTTCAGTTAGCGAAGCTTGTGCGACTTCCGGAGTCTGAGCTACCCCGAGTTTTTAAACTCCTCATCAAGTTACTGGCAGTCGCAGACAATCGGCGGCGCAGGGAAAAGCCGTTGGATCTCGTGAACCATTGGTGGCACCGAGACTTGAGGGACCCAGAGGTCGTGAACGACATCAAGCGAACTAAAGCTTGA
- a CDS encoding Lrp/AsnC family transcriptional regulator, which translates to MSFRESSIPAPDPTDVAIIEVLQEDGRIAISELGRRVGLSQPATSERVKRLEERGIITGYTAKINPTALGLRMMAVIRLRTTHEYIQSCLKQFSEMPHVMEVLRLTGEDCFILKVFVPSPQELETIVDAVARHGSVTTSLVLRSEPSKPIGRALIQR; encoded by the coding sequence ATGTCATTTCGAGAAAGCTCCATCCCAGCGCCGGACCCGACTGATGTCGCGATCATCGAAGTCCTGCAGGAGGATGGGCGTATCGCGATATCCGAACTTGGCCGCCGGGTCGGACTCTCACAGCCAGCGACCTCGGAGCGGGTCAAGCGACTGGAGGAGCGCGGAATCATTACGGGCTATACCGCGAAGATCAATCCGACCGCGCTCGGGTTGAGGATGATGGCCGTCATCCGCCTGCGCACGACCCACGAATATATTCAGTCCTGCCTGAAGCAATTTTCCGAAATGCCTCACGTCATGGAGGTGCTGCGACTGACCGGCGAGGATTGTTTCATTCTCAAGGTTTTCGTGCCGTCGCCACAGGAGCTTGAAACGATCGTGGATGCAGTCGCGCGGCACGGCTCGGTCACGACGTCGCTGGTGCTGCGCAGTGAGCCGTCAAAGCCGATCGGGCGGGCGTTGATCCAACGCTAG
- a CDS encoding alcohol dehydrogenase produces the protein MALMRRQSLVKFDAPLCETIVDTPKPQGREVLVRIERCGLCHSDLHIQDGYADLGGGKRLDTTRGMTLPFTLGHEIAGVVDEVGPDTSKELIGKKQAVFPWIGCGQCRDCANGDENLCVKQRFLGVSIDGGFATHVLVPDAKYLLDYDPLPVNQAATLMCSGVTAYGALKRLVDRPRQRNLLLIGLGGVGMMGLSFAQAMFKQNITVADLSPAARETALKNGAAAAYDPSEPEIIRRILKETEGGFDGVVDFAGNEKSMAFAVATVARGGKVVVSGLMGGNFSLPMVQWVYKRMTIEGFMVGTLAEAKELMALARAGKIKPTPMKEEPMADVQKWIDELRAGKVVGRIVLKN, from the coding sequence ATGGCGCTGATGCGTCGCCAGTCGCTGGTCAAGTTCGATGCGCCATTGTGCGAAACCATTGTCGACACGCCGAAGCCGCAAGGTCGCGAAGTCCTCGTTCGCATCGAGCGCTGTGGTCTCTGCCATTCCGACCTGCACATCCAGGACGGCTATGCTGATTTGGGCGGCGGCAAGCGGCTCGACACCACGCGCGGCATGACGCTGCCGTTCACGCTAGGCCACGAGATCGCCGGCGTGGTCGATGAGGTCGGTCCCGATACCTCGAAGGAGCTGATCGGAAAGAAGCAGGCGGTATTCCCCTGGATCGGCTGCGGCCAGTGCCGCGACTGCGCCAATGGCGACGAGAACCTCTGCGTCAAGCAGCGCTTCCTCGGCGTCTCCATCGATGGCGGTTTTGCTACCCATGTGCTGGTGCCCGACGCAAAGTACCTGCTCGATTACGATCCGCTGCCGGTCAACCAGGCGGCGACGCTGATGTGCTCGGGCGTCACCGCCTATGGCGCGTTGAAGCGGCTGGTCGACCGTCCGCGGCAGCGCAATCTCCTGCTGATCGGGCTCGGTGGCGTCGGCATGATGGGGCTTTCATTCGCGCAAGCCATGTTCAAGCAGAACATCACGGTGGCCGATCTCAGCCCCGCCGCGCGCGAGACCGCGCTGAAGAACGGCGCCGCGGCCGCCTACGATCCGTCCGAGCCCGAAATCATCAGGCGCATCCTGAAAGAAACCGAGGGCGGCTTCGACGGCGTTGTCGATTTTGCCGGCAACGAGAAATCGATGGCGTTCGCGGTTGCGACGGTGGCGCGCGGCGGCAAGGTCGTGGTCTCCGGCCTGATGGGCGGCAATTTCAGCCTGCCGATGGTGCAATGGGTCTACAAGCGCATGACCATCGAAGGCTTCATGGTCGGCACTCTCGCCGAGGCGAAGGAGCTGATGGCGCTCGCCCGCGCCGGCAAGATCAAGCCGACGCCGATGAAGGAAGAGCCGATGGCCGACGTCCAGAAATGGATCGATGAGCTGCGGGCGGGCAAGGTCGTGGGGCGGATCGTGCTGAAGAACTGA
- the pdxA gene encoding 4-hydroxythreonine-4-phosphate dehydrogenase PdxA: protein MSKPPKIKALALTSGEPAGIGPDIALAAWLRRKELDLPPFYLLGDRAFFAGRAKLLGLQVELADAVPEEASAAFAKALPVVATGEIATARPGQPDDTSATAALASIRQAVDHVRRGRAGAVVTNPIAKSVLYRAGFRHPGHTEFLAELAANGGRSPQPVMMLWSPALAVVPVTIHLSLREALEQLTSELIVTTARIAVADLKAHFGLARPRLAVSGLNPHAGEDGSLGSEDVDIVAPAIETLRTEGIDARGPLPADTMFHAAARHSYDCAICMYHDQALIPIKTIAFEDAVNVTLGLPFIRTSPDHGTAFDIAGTGKANPSSLAAALRLAARMATTKPS, encoded by the coding sequence ATGTCCAAGCCTCCAAAAATCAAGGCACTCGCGCTGACATCCGGCGAACCCGCGGGCATCGGCCCCGACATCGCCCTCGCCGCCTGGCTGCGGCGCAAAGAGCTGGACCTGCCGCCGTTCTATCTGCTCGGCGATCGCGCCTTCTTCGCTGGTCGGGCGAAACTCCTGGGCTTGCAGGTCGAGCTCGCCGATGCTGTCCCTGAGGAAGCGAGCGCGGCATTTGCGAAAGCATTGCCCGTGGTGGCGACGGGCGAAATCGCCACCGCGCGCCCCGGACAACCCGACGATACCAGCGCGACCGCCGCGCTGGCCTCCATCCGCCAGGCGGTCGACCATGTCAGGCGAGGACGAGCCGGCGCCGTCGTCACCAACCCGATCGCCAAGAGCGTGCTGTACCGCGCCGGATTCCGCCATCCCGGCCACACCGAGTTTCTCGCCGAGCTTGCCGCCAATGGCGGGCGTTCACCGCAGCCGGTGATGATGTTGTGGTCGCCGGCGCTCGCCGTCGTTCCCGTCACCATCCATCTTTCGCTGCGTGAGGCGCTGGAGCAGCTCACGAGCGAGCTGATCGTGACGACGGCCCGCATTGCGGTCGCGGATCTGAAAGCGCATTTCGGGCTGGCCCGTCCGCGCCTTGCGGTGTCGGGCCTCAATCCGCATGCCGGCGAAGACGGCTCGCTCGGCAGCGAAGACGTCGACATCGTCGCACCCGCTATCGAAACGCTGCGCACTGAGGGCATCGACGCCAGGGGCCCGTTGCCGGCGGACACCATGTTCCACGCCGCGGCGCGCCACAGCTACGACTGCGCCATCTGCATGTATCACGACCAGGCGCTGATCCCGATCAAGACGATTGCGTTCGAGGATGCCGTCAACGTGACGCTGGGATTGCCGTTCATCCGCACCTCGCCGGACCACGGCACCGCCTTCGACATCGCCGGCACCGGCAAGGCCAATCCTTCGAGTCTCGCCGCAGCGTTGCGTCTTGCCGCGCGCATGGCGACGACCAAGCCTTCATGA
- a CDS encoding RBBP9/YdeN family alpha/beta hydrolase has translation MIAHSRSQRKTSISSGYKINGADMTDIVILPGIGGSGELHWQTRWERSNPRYRRFQPADWNRPELKDWISALDRAVGAASKPPLLLAHSLACLLVAHWQQVSAAPVAGAFLVAVPNPEAQAFPVEAASFANPPLGRFRFPSLIIASANDPYGTIEHARGRASQWRSGIVEVGELGHINEASGLEDWPQGKALLTAFAAGVAN, from the coding sequence ATGATTGCCCATTCCAGATCGCAGCGGAAGACGTCAATTTCGTCCGGTTACAAAATCAACGGAGCTGATATGACCGACATCGTTATTCTGCCGGGGATCGGAGGATCGGGTGAGTTGCACTGGCAAACCCGATGGGAAAGGAGCAACCCTCGCTATCGGCGCTTCCAGCCTGCCGACTGGAATCGACCTGAACTCAAGGACTGGATCTCAGCGCTGGATCGCGCAGTCGGCGCCGCTTCGAAGCCGCCGCTCCTCCTCGCTCATAGCCTGGCATGTCTTCTGGTTGCGCACTGGCAGCAGGTTTCCGCGGCGCCGGTCGCCGGCGCATTCCTCGTTGCCGTTCCGAATCCGGAAGCCCAGGCCTTCCCCGTCGAGGCCGCCAGTTTCGCCAATCCGCCACTCGGCCGGTTCAGGTTTCCCTCACTCATCATCGCAAGCGCGAACGATCCCTATGGCACGATCGAGCATGCCCGCGGGAGAGCGAGTCAGTGGAGAAGCGGCATTGTAGAAGTGGGAGAGCTTGGCCACATCAATGAGGCAAGCGGGCTGGAGGACTGGCCGCAGGGAAAGGCATTGCTCACGGCTTTTGCAGCCGGAGTCGCGAATTGA
- a CDS encoding SurA N-terminal domain-containing protein, with product MTTIKLLSRRPWTRSLAAGSAVALVMLAGSASPLPAQSVACMVGGEPITSLDIEQRTKLIFLTTRKPAPKQEVIDELINEKVKIKEAKRFGVDPTASDIDQAYSGMSQRMRLTPDQLTKSLESQGVRPETLKARLRADMVWGSLVRGRFKESLQVGEKDVDAAAQQGGEATQTEAFEYKLQPIVLIVPRGSAQSAIDLRRKEAESLRERVQTCEQANSYFKSMQNAAIRDTVTKTSADIPGPLRELLNKTPIGHLTPPEITKQGVEMVALCERKPTKVDTPKKREIREKMYAQKYEAKSKAYLADIRKAAMIECR from the coding sequence ATGACGACCATCAAGCTCCTTTCCCGCCGGCCTTGGACTCGGTCACTTGCCGCCGGCTCCGCCGTCGCGCTTGTGATGCTGGCCGGCAGCGCTTCACCGTTGCCGGCGCAGTCTGTTGCCTGCATGGTCGGCGGCGAGCCCATCACCAGTCTCGATATCGAGCAGCGTACCAAGCTCATCTTCCTGACCACGCGCAAACCGGCGCCCAAGCAGGAAGTGATCGATGAGCTGATCAACGAAAAGGTGAAGATCAAGGAAGCCAAGAGGTTCGGTGTCGATCCTACCGCGAGCGATATCGACCAGGCCTATTCGGGAATGAGCCAGCGGATGCGGCTGACGCCCGATCAACTCACCAAGTCCCTGGAGAGCCAGGGTGTCCGGCCGGAAACGCTCAAAGCCCGCCTCAGGGCCGACATGGTCTGGGGCAGCCTGGTGCGCGGCCGCTTCAAGGAGAGCCTCCAGGTCGGAGAAAAAGACGTTGACGCCGCCGCCCAGCAAGGCGGCGAAGCGACCCAGACCGAAGCATTCGAATACAAGCTGCAGCCGATCGTGCTGATCGTGCCGCGCGGCTCGGCGCAAAGTGCAATCGACCTGCGGCGCAAGGAGGCGGAATCCCTGCGCGAGCGCGTCCAGACTTGCGAGCAGGCCAACTCATACTTCAAGTCGATGCAGAACGCTGCGATCCGCGACACGGTCACCAAGACCTCGGCCGACATCCCCGGCCCGCTTCGTGAGCTCCTGAACAAGACGCCGATCGGTCACTTGACCCCGCCCGAGATCACCAAGCAGGGCGTGGAGATGGTGGCGTTGTGCGAGCGGAAGCCGACCAAGGTCGACACGCCGAAGAAGCGGGAAATCCGGGAAAAGATGTACGCCCAGAAATACGAGGCGAAGTCGAAAGCCTATCTGGCCGACATCCGCAAAGCCGCGATGATCGAATGTCGTTGA
- the rsmA gene encoding 16S rRNA (adenine(1518)-N(6)/adenine(1519)-N(6))-dimethyltransferase RsmA gives MSAIDDLPPLRDVIREHSLSARKSLGQNFLLDLNLTARIARAAGPLEGATIIEVGPGPGGLTRALLALGAKRVIAVERDERALAPLDYIARRYPGRLEIVHADAQRFDPRPMLGGEPAKIVANLPYNIATALLVDWLSIEPWPPWYDMMVLMFQREVAERIVAKENDEAYGRLAVLANWRAETKILFDISPAAFVPQPKVTSSVVRLVPRVAPEPCDRRALEQVAAAAFGQRRKMLRQSLKSLSVDPARLAEAASVDATRRAETIPVSGFVAMARELTDIRSTKAQTL, from the coding sequence ATGAGCGCGATCGACGATCTGCCGCCACTGCGCGACGTCATTCGCGAACATTCCCTGTCGGCGCGCAAATCGCTCGGCCAGAATTTCCTGCTCGACCTCAACCTCACCGCGCGGATTGCGCGCGCCGCGGGTCCGCTCGAAGGCGCCACCATCATCGAGGTCGGCCCCGGCCCCGGCGGGCTGACGCGCGCGCTGCTGGCGCTGGGCGCAAAGCGCGTCATCGCTGTCGAACGCGACGAGCGCGCACTGGCCCCGCTCGACTACATCGCCAGGCGCTATCCCGGCCGGCTCGAGATCGTGCACGCTGACGCGCAGCGCTTCGATCCCCGCCCGATGCTCGGCGGCGAGCCGGCAAAGATCGTCGCCAACCTGCCCTACAATATCGCGACCGCGCTCTTGGTGGACTGGCTCTCGATCGAGCCATGGCCGCCCTGGTACGACATGATGGTGCTGATGTTTCAGCGCGAGGTCGCCGAGCGCATCGTCGCCAAAGAGAATGACGAGGCCTATGGCCGGCTCGCGGTGCTCGCCAACTGGCGCGCCGAGACCAAGATCCTGTTCGACATTTCCCCGGCCGCCTTCGTGCCGCAGCCCAAGGTGACCTCCTCGGTGGTGCGGCTGGTGCCGCGCGTGGCACCCGAGCCGTGCGACCGTCGCGCCCTCGAACAGGTGGCGGCCGCAGCCTTCGGCCAGCGCCGGAAAATGCTGCGGCAGAGCCTTAAATCGCTGTCGGTCGATCCGGCCCGGCTGGCCGAGGCCGCCTCGGTCGATGCGACCCGGCGGGCCGAAACAATCCCCGTATCCGGCTTTGTTGCCATGGCCCGTGAATTGACCGATATACGAAGCACAAAAGCTCAAACGCTCTGA
- the gmk gene encoding guanylate kinase, whose protein sequence is MTAGGFDGVERRGLMFVLSSPSGAGKTTLSRMLLEREPGLKMSVSATTRSMRPGEVEGRDYFFVDKQKFETMVEQGELLEWATVFDNLYGTPRAPVEAALSAGQDVLFDIDWQGTQQLHQKASVDVVRVFILPPSAADLEKRLHTRAQDSDEVIRGRMSRATHELSHWAEYDYIVVNHNVDDAFAEVQSILKAERLKRERRTGLTEFVRKLQRQLEK, encoded by the coding sequence ATGACGGCTGGAGGTTTCGACGGGGTTGAACGGCGAGGGTTGATGTTCGTGCTGTCGTCGCCCTCGGGCGCGGGCAAGACCACGCTGTCGCGCATGCTGCTTGAGCGCGAGCCGGGCCTGAAGATGTCCGTTTCAGCAACGACGCGCTCGATGCGACCGGGCGAGGTCGAGGGACGCGATTATTTCTTCGTCGACAAGCAGAAGTTCGAGACGATGGTGGAGCAGGGCGAACTGCTCGAATGGGCGACCGTATTCGACAATCTCTACGGTACGCCGCGTGCGCCGGTCGAAGCGGCATTGTCGGCGGGACAGGATGTCTTGTTCGACATCGACTGGCAGGGCACCCAACAGCTGCATCAGAAGGCGAGCGTCGATGTCGTTCGGGTATTCATCCTGCCGCCATCGGCCGCCGATCTGGAGAAACGGCTGCACACGCGTGCGCAGGATTCCGACGAGGTTATTCGCGGGCGCATGAGCCGCGCCACCCATGAACTCAGTCACTGGGCGGAATACGACTATATCGTCGTCAACCACAACGTCGATGACGCGTTCGCCGAGGTGCAGTCGATTCTCAAGGCCGAGCGGCTCAAGCGTGAGCGCCGCACCGGCCTGACCGAGTTCGTTCGCAAGCTACAGCGCCAGCTGGAGAAATAG
- a CDS encoding LPS-assembly protein LptD, translating to MFALLAGFVFAGSIELALTVPASAQSFTYNPRPPKPPPRPANNDGKMLVQAVEVDYDYNNQRVSAVGNVQMFYNGTSVEADKVVYDQKTKRLHAEGNIRLTDAEGKVTYANIMDLSDDYRDGFVDSLRVDTEDATRMAATRADRSAGNYTVFENGVYTACAPCKDNPKKPPLWQVKGARIIHDQTDKMLYFENAQLEFFGVPMAYLPYFSTPDPTVKRKTGFLMPAYSTVTGYGYGVETPFYWAIAPDYDATFNPRFTTRQGVLFQGEFRQRLINGSYQIRAYGIDQLDQGAYAGQPGDRQFRGGLDTKGQFALNDKWVWGWDGVLLSDYYFFSDYRLAQYKDPLGSFLSLPTEAISQLYLTGVGNRSFFDARTIYYLSFSGNQNQVPVIYPVIDYNNVINSPIFGGEVSYRTNFTNLSRDTAAFDPITTLANTASLCTTTSADPLARTPSQCLLRGFPGTYTRLTAEAQWRKSYTDPFGQIWTPFAILRADAINSSVSNQPGVSNFLPVGDTQALRPMPAVGLEYRYPFINVQPWGTTTIEPIAQIIARPNETFAGRLPNEDAQSMVFDASNLFAVDKFSGYDRVEGGGRANVGVQATTQFDRGGSVNVLFGQSYQLFGLNSYAVADATNTGLESGLQNTRSDYVARVNYSPNRTYTFSVRSRIDEATTNVNRFEAEGRAAFDRWSVSMMYGNYAAQPELGYLTRREGLLGTASIKLASNWVVSGSARWDLEANKLNQYIVGAGYVDDCFVLAANYVTSYSYSAGATPPVLSHAFMLQIGLRTIANSSSSAGSTGIQ from the coding sequence ATGTTTGCCCTGCTCGCCGGATTCGTTTTCGCGGGCTCGATCGAGCTTGCCCTGACGGTGCCGGCCTCGGCGCAAAGCTTCACCTACAATCCGCGGCCGCCCAAGCCGCCGCCACGGCCTGCCAACAACGACGGCAAGATGCTCGTGCAAGCGGTCGAGGTGGACTACGATTACAACAACCAGCGCGTGTCGGCGGTCGGCAACGTGCAGATGTTCTACAACGGCACCAGCGTAGAGGCCGACAAGGTCGTCTATGACCAGAAGACCAAGCGGCTGCATGCGGAAGGCAACATCCGCCTGACCGACGCGGAAGGCAAAGTCACCTACGCCAATATCATGGACCTGAGCGACGACTACCGTGACGGATTCGTCGATTCGCTGCGCGTCGACACCGAGGACGCGACGCGGATGGCGGCGACGCGCGCCGACCGTTCTGCCGGCAATTACACCGTGTTCGAAAACGGCGTGTATACCGCCTGCGCGCCCTGCAAGGACAATCCGAAGAAGCCGCCGCTGTGGCAGGTCAAGGGTGCGCGCATCATCCACGACCAGACCGACAAGATGCTCTACTTCGAAAACGCGCAGCTCGAGTTCTTCGGCGTGCCGATGGCGTATCTGCCGTATTTCTCGACGCCCGATCCGACCGTCAAGCGCAAGACCGGCTTCCTGATGCCGGCCTACTCGACGGTTACCGGCTATGGCTACGGCGTGGAAACCCCGTTCTACTGGGCGATCGCGCCGGACTATGACGCGACCTTCAATCCGCGCTTCACCACGCGGCAAGGCGTGCTGTTCCAGGGCGAATTCCGCCAGCGCCTGATCAACGGCTCCTACCAGATCCGCGCCTACGGCATTGATCAGCTCGACCAGGGCGCCTACGCCGGCCAGCCCGGCGACCGCCAGTTCCGCGGCGGCCTCGACACCAAGGGCCAGTTCGCGCTCAACGACAAATGGGTTTGGGGCTGGGACGGCGTTCTGCTGTCGGATTACTACTTCTTCTCGGACTACCGGCTTGCCCAGTACAAGGACCCGCTGGGCTCGTTCCTGAGCCTGCCGACGGAAGCGATCTCGCAGCTCTACCTGACCGGCGTCGGCAACCGCAGCTTCTTCGATGCGCGCACGATCTACTACCTCTCGTTCTCCGGCAACCAGAATCAGGTTCCGGTGATCTATCCAGTTATCGACTACAACAACGTGATCAACAGCCCGATCTTTGGCGGCGAAGTCAGCTACAGGACCAACTTCACCAACCTCTCGCGTGACACGGCGGCCTTCGACCCGATCACGACATTGGCCAACACCGCCAGCCTGTGCACAACGACGTCCGCCGATCCACTGGCGCGGACGCCGTCGCAATGCCTGTTGCGCGGCTTCCCCGGCACTTACACGCGCCTGACGGCCGAAGCGCAATGGCGGAAGTCGTACACCGATCCGTTCGGTCAAATCTGGACGCCGTTTGCGATTCTGCGCGCCGACGCCATCAATTCCTCGGTTTCGAACCAGCCGGGTGTTTCGAATTTCCTTCCTGTCGGCGACACCCAGGCACTGCGCCCGATGCCGGCCGTCGGCCTCGAATATCGCTACCCCTTCATCAACGTTCAGCCGTGGGGCACCACCACGATCGAGCCGATTGCGCAGATCATTGCTCGTCCCAACGAGACCTTTGCCGGCAGGCTGCCCAACGAAGACGCCCAGAGCATGGTGTTCGACGCCAGCAACCTGTTCGCAGTCGACAAGTTCTCGGGCTACGACCGCGTCGAAGGCGGCGGCCGCGCCAATGTCGGCGTCCAGGCGACCACGCAGTTCGACCGCGGCGGCAGCGTCAACGTGCTGTTCGGACAATCTTACCAGTTGTTCGGCCTGAACTCGTACGCCGTGGCCGACGCGACCAATACCGGGCTCGAATCCGGCCTGCAGAACACCCGGTCCGACTACGTCGCCCGCGTCAACTATTCGCCGAACCGCACATATACGTTCAGCGTGCGCTCGCGCATTGATGAGGCAACGACGAACGTCAATCGCTTCGAGGCCGAGGGACGCGCCGCGTTCGATCGCTGGTCGGTCAGCATGATGTACGGCAATTATGCCGCGCAGCCGGAACTCGGCTATCTGACCCGGCGCGAGGGCCTGCTCGGCACCGCATCGATCAAGTTAGCATCGAACTGGGTCGTGTCGGGCTCGGCGCGGTGGGACCTTGAAGCCAACAAGCTGAACCAGTACATCGTCGGTGCCGGTTATGTGGATGACTGCTTCGTGCTGGCGGCCAATTACGTTACGTCCTACAGCTACTCCGCGGGGGCGACACCGCCGGTGCTCAGCCACGCGTTCATGCTGCAGATCGGCCTGCGGACCATTGCGAACTCGTCCTCATCCGCCGGCAGCACCGGCATTCAGTAG